A window of Borrelia sp. A-FGy1 contains these coding sequences:
- the ylqF gene encoding ribosome biogenesis GTPase YlqF, giving the protein MSNKINWFPGHMKRALKLINKNLKITNIVLEILDARAPLSSKNPLTEKIIKNAKKEKIILLNKSDLAFEREILKWKLYFESLGNNVIISNIYKRGMKKQIIEIIKKTASVKTIKTYTEKIKVLVIGVPNVGKSSIINLLVGRKSTSVANKPGHTKNIQIIKINEEINIFDMPGILWHNLEDQEIAKKLAILDMIKEKIIIDNTELSIYLIKEMHNSNKRKLLDKYNIVSTDSLQILNEFAKARGFINKNCKIDIEKASKTLIKEYREGKFGKIILDTKLPK; this is encoded by the coding sequence ATGTCAAATAAAATAAATTGGTTCCCTGGTCATATGAAAAGGGCTTTAAAATTAATCAATAAAAATCTTAAAATAACAAATATTGTATTAGAAATACTTGATGCCAGAGCCCCACTTAGCAGCAAAAATCCACTAACAGAAAAAATAATTAAAAACGCAAAAAAGGAAAAAATAATACTTCTAAACAAATCAGATCTTGCTTTCGAAAGAGAAATTTTAAAATGGAAATTATATTTCGAATCCCTTGGTAATAACGTGATAATTAGCAATATTTACAAAAGGGGAATGAAAAAACAAATCATAGAAATCATAAAAAAAACAGCAAGCGTTAAGACAATTAAAACTTACACAGAAAAGATAAAAGTCTTAGTAATTGGAGTCCCAAATGTTGGAAAATCATCAATAATTAACCTATTGGTAGGGCGAAAAAGTACAAGTGTTGCAAACAAACCAGGACATACAAAAAATATACAAATCATTAAAATAAATGAAGAAATTAATATTTTTGATATGCCAGGGATATTATGGCACAATCTAGAGGACCAAGAGATTGCAAAGAAATTAGCAATACTAGACATGATAAAAGAGAAAATAATTATAGACAATACTGAACTTTCAATCTATTTAATCAAAGAAATGCACAATAGTAATAAAAGAAAATTATTGGATAAATATAATATAGTCTCAACAGATTCACTTCAAATTTTAAATGAATTTGCAAAAGCAAGAGGATTTATAAATAAAAATTGCAAAATAGATATTGAAAAAGCATCAAAAACACTAATAAAAGAATACAGAGAAGGTAAATTTGGAAAAATTATACTTGATACTAAATTGCCAAAATAA
- a CDS encoding ABC transporter substrate-binding protein, whose protein sequence is MKKILSVLILIVISCSSREKKDTLNILNWAEYIDENLLVQFERENDIKINYEIFNNNEEMMAKFNNIKGYYDIIVPSEYLIGELASENRIEKIDHSKLPNVRDNILEEFTNLEYDPGNTYSIPMFWGVMGILYNKSKVNIKDMKGFDILFNEKYSKEIAMLDSPKENIGVALKQLGYSFNEHDISKIKEAGKILKKQNSLLVGYFSDIAAKSLILNGEVSIQLTWSGEAQDAIIKNPNLDFYAPADTNLWIDAIAIPSDAPHKELAYKFINFLYENEASYSNFQETRYNSPNKNVFIRLKEEAKNNNKIKLYLEEKFLPKDFSKLEVFKQIPKEVKEEQLKIYIELAS, encoded by the coding sequence TTGAAAAAGATACTATCAGTACTAATTTTAATAGTTATATCTTGTTCTTCTAGAGAGAAAAAAGATACTCTTAATATTCTCAATTGGGCAGAATATATCGATGAAAACTTATTAGTTCAATTTGAAAGAGAAAATGATATAAAAATAAATTATGAAATTTTTAATAATAACGAAGAAATGATGGCTAAATTTAACAATATAAAAGGTTATTACGATATAATAGTGCCCTCAGAATATTTGATTGGTGAATTAGCAAGTGAAAATAGAATTGAAAAAATAGATCACTCAAAATTACCAAATGTAAGAGATAATATCTTAGAAGAGTTCACAAACTTAGAATATGATCCTGGCAATACTTATTCAATACCTATGTTTTGGGGAGTAATGGGAATACTTTACAACAAATCAAAAGTCAATATAAAAGATATGAAGGGATTCGACATATTATTTAATGAAAAATATAGCAAAGAAATTGCAATGTTAGACTCTCCAAAAGAAAACATTGGAGTTGCTCTCAAACAACTTGGTTATTCCTTCAATGAACATGATATATCTAAAATAAAAGAAGCTGGAAAGATTTTAAAAAAACAAAATTCCTTATTAGTAGGCTATTTCTCAGATATTGCTGCAAAATCACTCATACTTAATGGTGAAGTGTCTATCCAACTAACATGGAGCGGAGAAGCACAAGATGCAATCATAAAAAACCCAAATCTAGATTTTTATGCCCCTGCAGACACAAATCTTTGGATTGATGCAATAGCAATTCCATCAGATGCTCCTCATAAAGAACTTGCCTATAAATTTATTAACTTTCTTTATGAAAATGAAGCATCTTATTCAAATTTTCAAGAAACAAGATATAATTCGCCAAACAAAAATGTATTTATTCGATTAAAAGAAGAAGCAAAAAATAATAATAAAATAAAACTGTATTTGGAAGAAAAATTTCTTCCAAAAGATTTTTCAAAATTAGAAGTATTTAAACAGATCCCTAAAGAAGTAAAAGAAGAACAACTAAAAATATACATAGAATTAGCTTCATAA
- a CDS encoding ABC transporter permease, which produces MLNILKNTFLFFTFGFIYSPIIILIIYSFNAGDHGFFWQGFSLKWYKEVFVSQQIKTVIYNTLTVAIISSLISVIIGILGAYSIYKTKNKRIKIILLSINKIPIINPDIVTGISLMTFYSAIKIQLGFTTMLMSHIMFSTPYIVITILPKLYSLPENIIDAARDLGASESQIFKNIIFPEIIGSVITSGLIAFTLSVDDFLISFFTTGQGFNNLSILINSLTKRGIKPIINAISSMLFFVILILLFIINKFVGIKKLTADTEI; this is translated from the coding sequence ATGCTTAATATTTTAAAAAACACTTTTTTATTCTTTACATTTGGATTTATTTATTCACCCATAATAATTCTAATAATTTACTCTTTTAATGCAGGCGATCATGGATTTTTTTGGCAAGGATTTAGCTTAAAATGGTATAAAGAAGTTTTTGTATCACAGCAAATAAAAACCGTAATATATAATACTCTAACCGTAGCAATAATATCATCCCTAATATCTGTTATAATTGGCATTCTAGGAGCTTATAGTATCTATAAAACCAAAAATAAAAGAATCAAAATAATTTTGTTATCAATTAACAAAATACCAATAATTAACCCTGACATCGTAACAGGTATTAGTTTAATGACATTTTATTCAGCTATAAAAATACAATTAGGATTCACTACAATGTTAATGTCCCACATAATGTTCTCAACGCCTTACATAGTAATAACTATTCTACCCAAGCTATATTCACTTCCGGAAAATATTATTGATGCAGCTCGTGACCTCGGAGCATCAGAAAGTCAAATATTTAAAAACATAATATTTCCAGAAATAATTGGAAGTGTGATAACAAGTGGTCTTATTGCATTTACATTATCTGTTGATGATTTTTTAATATCTTTTTTTACAACAGGACAAGGCTTCAACAATTTATCAATACTTATAAATTCTTTAACAAAAAGAGGAATAAAGCCCATCATAAATGCAATTTCTTCTATGTTATTCTTTGTAATACTTATTCTTTTATTCATAATTAATAAATTTGTAGGAATTAAAAAATTAACAGCAGACACAGAAATTTAA
- a CDS encoding ABC transporter ATP-binding protein, whose protein sequence is MNNLILEIKGLSHYYTDSSNKTLDKINLKIKKNEFITLLGPSGCGKTTLIKIIGGFLNQNEGEVYFLSKEISKISPNKRELNTVFQNYALFPHMNVFDNISFGLRMKKINKNLIKEKVKSSLSLIGMQKFAYRNINELSGGQKQRVAIARAIVMEPKLLLLDEPLSALDLKMRQEMQRELKNIQRKLGITFIYVTHDQEEALTMSDRIVVMNEGVILQIGTPEEIYNEPNTKFVADFIGESNIFDGTYEKEFVVNMFGKNFECLDKGFYNKEPVDLVIRPEDVKILPKGRGHLSGIVTSAIFQGVHYEMTLEIEKSNWLIQSTKLTNVGEEVDIFLEPNDIHVMGKNNNDK, encoded by the coding sequence TTGAATAATCTTATCTTAGAGATTAAAGGCTTAAGTCATTACTACACTGATAGTAGTAATAAAACTCTAGATAAAATCAATTTAAAAATCAAAAAAAATGAATTTATTACCTTACTTGGTCCATCAGGATGCGGAAAAACCACACTTATTAAAATAATAGGAGGTTTTTTAAATCAAAATGAAGGTGAAGTCTACTTCTTATCAAAAGAAATTTCAAAAATTAGTCCTAATAAAAGAGAGCTTAATACTGTATTTCAAAATTATGCATTATTTCCGCACATGAATGTTTTTGACAATATTTCATTCGGCCTTAGAATGAAAAAAATAAACAAAAATTTAATTAAAGAAAAAGTAAAATCATCTCTTTCTTTAATCGGAATGCAAAAATTCGCTTATAGAAATATCAATGAGTTATCTGGAGGACAAAAACAAAGAGTTGCAATTGCAAGGGCAATAGTTATGGAGCCTAAACTTTTATTATTAGATGAACCATTATCTGCACTCGATTTAAAGATGAGGCAAGAAATGCAAAGAGAACTTAAAAACATACAAAGAAAACTCGGAATCACTTTCATTTATGTCACTCATGATCAAGAAGAAGCCTTAACAATGAGCGACAGGATAGTAGTAATGAATGAAGGGGTTATTCTTCAAATTGGAACGCCTGAAGAAATTTACAACGAACCCAATACAAAATTTGTAGCTGATTTTATTGGAGAAAGTAACATTTTTGACGGAACATATGAGAAAGAATTTGTCGTTAATATGTTTGGAAAAAATTTTGAATGCCTCGACAAGGGATTTTATAATAAAGAACCTGTTGATCTTGTAATAAGACCAGAAGATGTAAAAATACTGCCCAAAGGCAGAGGGCATTTAAGTGGGATAGTAACCTCAGCAATATTTCAAGGTGTACATTACGAAATGACACTAGAAATCGAAAAATCCAACTGGTTAATTCAAAGTACAAAGCTTACAAATGTTGGTGAAGAAGTTGATATATTCTTAGAACCTAATGACATTCATGTAATGGGCAAAAATAATAATGATAAATAG
- a CDS encoding Na+/H+ antiporter NhaC family protein translates to MDTTDTTNVYIKPNFLGLIPFLVFIFIYIGTGVILKIQGVKMAFYHMPPIVAMLLGVIVAFLLFKGSFTYKINEFIKGCAQFDIIFISLIFMISGVFSNLCNEIGSIETVANIGLKYIPSNLLVAGIFLICLFLSTSTGSFMGTVVAITPIGLEVANKSGIPLPIVAGAVLGGGAFGDSMSLISDTIIIASRTQGVKVKDVFKSGAYLTIPAAVLSTIAFAIVGSSVENINFVGELSEINYLKVLPYLFVITFAFLGVDVFLVLFLGILIAGGIGIFYGNLTLLSMAKNINKGLLDLSDMLILVIFTGGVSYMTIRHGGFEWVLNKLKRFARCKRSAEFTVTFLIIMITGFLANSGLAILVNGAFTKDISENNSVCPKRCAALLSASSCALIGALPYSMHMISIIKFAKGTISPIDIISFLFYQTFLGIIIILSIFGFGIRELFLRFSKV, encoded by the coding sequence ATGGATACTACGGATACTACTAATGTTTATATAAAGCCAAATTTTTTAGGTCTTATTCCCTTTCTTGTTTTTATTTTTATATATATTGGAACGGGAGTAATTTTAAAAATTCAAGGTGTTAAAATGGCTTTTTATCATATGCCACCAATAGTTGCTATGTTGTTAGGTGTTATTGTAGCTTTTCTTCTCTTTAAGGGTTCATTTACATATAAGATAAATGAATTTATTAAAGGATGTGCTCAGTTTGATATTATATTTATTTCTTTAATATTTATGATTTCTGGTGTTTTTTCTAATCTTTGTAATGAGATAGGTAGTATTGAGACGGTAGCTAATATTGGACTTAAATATATACCTTCTAATTTATTGGTAGCAGGCATATTTTTAATATGCCTTTTTCTTTCTACTTCAACTGGTAGTTTTATGGGTACTGTTGTAGCTATTACTCCGATAGGACTCGAGGTAGCAAATAAAAGTGGAATTCCATTACCGATTGTTGCAGGTGCTGTGCTTGGAGGAGGTGCCTTTGGTGATAGCATGTCTTTGATATCAGATACAATTATTATTGCAAGTCGTACTCAAGGAGTTAAAGTTAAAGATGTTTTTAAAAGTGGAGCTTATTTGACAATTCCTGCTGCCGTTTTATCAACAATAGCTTTTGCTATTGTAGGCTCATCTGTTGAAAATATTAATTTTGTAGGTGAGCTTAGTGAAATTAATTATTTAAAGGTTCTTCCTTATCTTTTTGTTATAACTTTTGCGTTTTTAGGTGTGGATGTATTTTTAGTTTTATTTCTTGGAATATTGATTGCTGGCGGCATTGGTATTTTTTATGGTAATTTAACCTTACTTTCAATGGCTAAAAATATTAATAAGGGTCTTTTAGATTTGAGTGATATGCTTATTCTTGTCATTTTTACAGGAGGAGTTTCCTATATGACTATTAGACATGGAGGTTTTGAATGGGTTTTAAATAAGTTAAAGCGTTTTGCTAGGTGTAAAAGGAGTGCTGAATTTACAGTTACTTTTCTAATAATTATGATAACAGGATTTCTTGCGAATAGTGGTCTTGCTATTTTGGTTAATGGGGCTTTTACTAAAGATATATCTGAAAATAATTCAGTTTGTCCTAAGAGATGTGCTGCCTTGCTTTCGGCTTCTTCTTGTGCTTTAATAGGAGCTTTGCCGTACAGCATGCACATGATAAGTATAATAAAATTTGCAAAGGGGACTATATCTCCAATTGATATAATTTCATTTTTATTTTATCAGACATTTTTAGGTATTATAATTATTTTATCTATATTTGGATTTGGGATTAGAGAATTATTTTTGCGTTTTTCTAAAGTGTAA
- a CDS encoding ABC transporter permease: MNRITLILYTLFLSIFIIIPLLIIITLGFLNESNEFTFENFNRLLEPSYLRIFSRSTKLALISTIFCILIGYPTAWFISISKKNTQNILIIMIILPMWINTLIRTYAWIKILGKNGIINNLLKVIGLTNIDLIYNEQAVIIGMVYNFLPFMVLPIYTGLLKIKREYIEGARDLGARMWHILLYIKMPLTLSYLATGIIMVFIPSITVFIISDLLGGSKQILIGNLIEKQFLFVEDWNTGAAISFIVMIVILIFNLTILKLMQKNNVE; the protein is encoded by the coding sequence ATAAATAGAATAACATTAATTTTATATACTCTATTCTTATCCATATTTATTATAATACCACTTCTAATAATAATAACCTTAGGCTTTCTTAATGAAAGCAATGAATTCACATTTGAAAATTTTAATAGACTGTTAGAACCAAGCTACCTAAGAATTTTTTCAAGAAGTACTAAGCTTGCATTAATTTCAACCATTTTTTGTATTCTAATAGGATACCCTACAGCTTGGTTCATCTCAATATCAAAAAAAAATACTCAGAATATTCTTATTATAATGATAATACTTCCTATGTGGATTAACACTCTAATTAGAACTTATGCCTGGATAAAAATATTAGGAAAAAATGGAATTATCAATAACCTACTTAAGGTAATTGGACTAACCAACATAGATTTAATCTACAATGAACAAGCTGTAATAATTGGAATGGTATACAATTTTTTACCATTTATGGTTTTGCCAATTTATACAGGACTTTTAAAAATTAAACGTGAATACATTGAAGGAGCAAGAGATCTTGGTGCAAGAATGTGGCATATCTTGCTGTATATAAAGATGCCATTAACACTATCTTACCTTGCTACAGGAATAATTATGGTATTTATCCCCTCAATTACAGTATTTATTATCTCAGACCTATTAGGTGGCTCTAAACAAATTTTAATTGGAAATCTAATCGAAAAACAATTTTTATTTGTAGAAGACTGGAATACTGGAGCTGCAATTTCATTTATTGTAATGATAGTAATATTAATATTTAATCTTACAATACTTAAATTAATGCAAAAAAACAATGTAGAATAA